A genome region from Verrucomicrobiota bacterium includes the following:
- a CDS encoding LemA family protein, translating into MTIGIILLAIVGVLIFILIIIALWVVSIYNNLVTLRNRYKNAFSQIDVQLKRRYDLIPNLVETARAYMKHESGTLEAVVQARNIASGAREKAAADPTDPGAIQNLMNAEAGLGGVMGRLFAVAEAYPDLKANQNMMQLTEELTSTENKVSFARQAYNDSVMGYNTQREIFPNNIFAGMFNFSAAQLFEVTNAAEKEAPKVSF; encoded by the coding sequence ATGACTATTGGGATTATTTTGCTCGCCATCGTGGGTGTATTGATATTTATCCTTATCATTATCGCGCTCTGGGTCGTTTCCATTTATAATAACCTCGTTACTTTGCGGAACCGCTATAAAAATGCTTTCTCGCAAATCGACGTCCAGCTCAAGCGCCGTTATGATCTGATCCCGAATCTGGTCGAAACAGCCCGGGCCTATATGAAACACGAGAGCGGCACCCTCGAAGCCGTCGTCCAAGCCCGTAATATCGCCTCAGGGGCACGTGAAAAAGCCGCCGCAGACCCCACTGATCCAGGGGCCATCCAAAACCTCATGAATGCTGAAGCCGGGCTCGGCGGCGTCATGGGCCGTTTGTTTGCTGTCGCGGAAGCTTATCCCGACTTAAAGGCAAATCAAAACATGATGCAGCTCACCGAGGAGCTCACCTCCACGGAAAATAAAGTCTCCTTTGCCCGCCAAGCCTATAACGACTCGGTGATGGGTTATAATACCCAGCGCGAAATCTTCCCAAATAATATTTTTGCCGGAATGTTTAATTTTTCTGCGGCTCAGCTTTTCGAAGTCACGAATGCCGCCGAAAAAGAAGCTCCCAAAGTTTCATTCTAA
- the gmd gene encoding GDP-mannose 4,6-dehydratase has protein sequence MKKALITGITGQDGSYLAELLLDKGYEVHGIVRRSSSVQRTRIDHLMHYEHGSDKRLFLHYGDLSDSVALVKLLYDLTPDEIYNLAAQSHVRVSFDIPEYTLDVTGVGVGRILEAIKEAGIAKKTKFYQASSSEMFGKVQEVPQKETTPLWPRSPYACAKVMGHWLTVNYREAYGIHACSGILFNHESPRRGENFVTRKITIAAARIKKGLQKKISLGNLKSKRDWGYAKEYVEGMWRMLQQDEPDDYVLATGETHTIEEFLDASFGAVGLDWHDHVDFDPRFERPSEVDLLVGDYSKAKAKLGWEPQTRMKALAELMVKSDLEALEG, from the coding sequence ATGAAAAAAGCACTCATCACCGGGATCACCGGCCAAGACGGTTCCTATCTAGCTGAGCTCCTCCTCGATAAAGGATACGAAGTCCATGGCATCGTCCGCCGTAGCAGCTCCGTGCAACGCACCCGTATCGACCACCTGATGCATTATGAGCACGGTTCGGACAAAAGACTTTTCCTCCATTACGGCGACCTCTCCGACAGTGTCGCGCTGGTCAAGCTCCTCTACGATCTCACCCCTGACGAGATTTATAACCTCGCCGCCCAGAGCCACGTCCGCGTGAGCTTCGACATTCCTGAATACACCCTCGATGTCACTGGGGTCGGGGTCGGGCGTATCCTTGAGGCCATTAAAGAAGCCGGCATCGCCAAAAAAACCAAGTTCTACCAAGCATCCTCCTCGGAAATGTTTGGCAAAGTCCAGGAGGTTCCTCAAAAAGAAACCACTCCGCTATGGCCGCGTTCCCCCTACGCCTGTGCGAAAGTCATGGGCCACTGGCTCACCGTTAATTACCGTGAGGCCTACGGTATCCATGCCTGTAGCGGCATCCTCTTTAATCATGAATCCCCCCGCCGCGGTGAGAATTTCGTCACACGCAAAATTACCATCGCCGCCGCCCGCATTAAAAAAGGCCTCCAGAAAAAAATTTCCCTCGGTAACCTCAAATCAAAACGCGATTGGGGTTATGCAAAGGAATATGTCGAGGGCATGTGGCGCATGCTCCAGCAGGATGAACCCGATGATTATGTCCTGGCCACCGGCGAAACCCATACCATTGAGGAATTCCTCGACGCTTCTTTCGGAGCCGTCGGCCTCGACTGGCACGATCACGTGGATTTCGATCCCCGTTTCGAACGCCCCTCCGAGGTTGACCTGCTTGTCGGTGATTATTCCAAAGCTAAAGCCAAGCTCGGTTGGGAACCCCAGACCCGCATGAAAGCCCTCGCTGAGCTCATGGTTAAATCGGACCTGGAAGCCCTCGAAGGATAA
- a CDS encoding GDP-mannose 4,6-dehydratase: protein MSQRAFITGITGQDGSYLTELLLEKGYEVHGLIHRADSLRSSNIRHLVNDPGVLNQKLFLHNGSYQDATHLRRIIFKVQPREFYHLAGQSSPRLSLEIPETTVEGIGMGTLRILEILRDLSEPPKFLFAASSEIFGDPPHSPQDESTPVNPTTPYGAAKSMGHHMARIYRQAYGMPTCSAILYNHESPRRSTSFVTMKVAHAAAMIKAGKQKELVLGSLTGKRDWGWAPDYVLGMWMMLQQPRVDDFILATGRLHSVEELVQFAFEHVGLDWREFVKFDQALVTSVEPVASCGHADKAKHILGWECSKDLRQIIGAMVDSVKP, encoded by the coding sequence GTGTCTCAACGTGCTTTTATTACCGGTATTACCGGCCAAGACGGTTCCTATCTGACTGAGCTCCTTCTCGAAAAGGGTTATGAGGTCCACGGCCTGATCCACCGCGCCGACAGCCTGCGATCGAGCAATATCCGGCACTTGGTCAATGATCCGGGTGTCTTGAATCAAAAACTTTTCCTGCATAATGGTTCCTACCAGGATGCCACACACCTGCGCCGGATTATTTTTAAGGTACAGCCCCGGGAGTTTTACCATCTCGCCGGGCAATCCAGCCCGCGCCTGAGCCTGGAGATTCCGGAAACCACTGTGGAAGGTATCGGCATGGGTACCCTCCGGATTCTCGAAATCCTGCGTGACCTTTCCGAGCCACCGAAATTCCTTTTTGCCGCCAGTAGCGAGATTTTTGGTGACCCGCCCCATTCACCCCAGGACGAGTCCACCCCCGTTAATCCGACGACACCTTACGGCGCCGCCAAATCCATGGGGCACCACATGGCCCGCATTTACCGTCAGGCATACGGGATGCCCACCTGCTCGGCGATCCTGTATAACCATGAGTCCCCGCGTCGTAGTACGAGTTTTGTCACGATGAAAGTCGCGCATGCAGCGGCCATGATCAAAGCCGGCAAACAAAAGGAACTCGTCCTCGGTAGCCTCACCGGAAAACGCGATTGGGGCTGGGCCCCGGATTACGTCCTCGGCATGTGGATGATGCTCCAGCAGCCCCGAGTCGATGATTTTATCCTCGCCACCGGTAGACTCCATTCTGTCGAGGAACTGGTGCAATTTGCTTTCGAGCACGTCGGGCTGGACTGGCGGGAATTCGTCAAATTTGACCAAGCCCTCGTGACCTCTGTCGAGCCTGTCGCCTCCTGTGGGCATGCCGACAAGGCCAAACACATCCTCGGCTGGGAATGCAGTAAGGATCTCCGCCAGATTATCGGCGCAATGGTGGATTCCGTTAAACCCTAA
- a CDS encoding ion transporter, translating into MFSISRQIAQSKLFQRYILTVIVLAGILIGLETSPTIMAKAGTFIHFLDKVIIGIFVLEITIKVMAACPRPQDYFKDGWNIFDFAIVAVCLLPVPTQFVAVFRLLRVLRVLRLITHLPRLQMLIGAIFKSIPSMGYVTMLTALLFYLYAVTGVFLFRENDPLHFGSLWQAFLTLFGVVTLEGWIDVMNIQISGSAAFPEIFAGTAVHSTPHPIFAPFYFISFIIFGTMIVLNLFIGVIVNSMEEMHEEILSQEAKMNKQNLSSTEGQIERVLVQLTEIQTFLQELKNQPAQVEEKNKV; encoded by the coding sequence ATGTTCTCAATCTCCCGTCAAATTGCCCAATCAAAACTATTCCAAAGATACATCCTCACGGTCATTGTCCTTGCCGGAATACTCATCGGCCTTGAAACCTCTCCTACTATAATGGCCAAGGCGGGGACATTCATTCATTTTCTCGATAAAGTCATCATCGGTATTTTTGTCTTAGAAATCACGATTAAAGTGATGGCAGCTTGCCCGCGGCCTCAGGATTATTTCAAAGATGGCTGGAATATTTTCGACTTTGCCATAGTCGCGGTATGCCTGCTGCCTGTCCCTACGCAATTTGTCGCGGTTTTCCGATTACTGCGTGTGCTGCGGGTACTCCGTCTCATCACCCATTTACCCCGTCTCCAAATGTTAATCGGGGCGATCTTTAAAAGTATCCCCTCCATGGGGTATGTGACCATGCTCACTGCCTTACTTTTTTATCTTTATGCTGTCACGGGGGTATTTCTTTTCCGGGAGAATGACCCTCTGCATTTCGGTTCTCTCTGGCAAGCTTTCCTGACTCTATTCGGCGTAGTGACTTTAGAGGGGTGGATCGATGTGATGAATATCCAGATCAGTGGGAGTGCTGCATTTCCGGAAATATTTGCCGGGACAGCCGTTCATTCGACTCCCCACCCTATTTTTGCTCCTTTCTATTTTATCTCATTTATTATTTTTGGAACCATGATCGTTTTGAATCTTTTTATCGGGGTCATCGTTAATAGTATGGAAGAAATGCACGAGGAAATCCTCTCACAGGAGGCTAAGATGAATAAACAAAATCTCTCTTCTACCGAAGGGCAAATTGAACGTGTCCTTGTACAACTCACCGAGATCCAGACATTCCTCCAGGAATTAAAAAACCAGCCGGCACAAGTAGAAGAAAAAAATAAGGTTTGA
- a CDS encoding malate dehydrogenase, which produces MSKTPIHVAITGAAGQIGYSLVFRIASGALFGPDQPVCLHLIEIEPALPALQGVCMELDDCAFPLLKGIVPTADLNEGFKDVNWALLVGSVPRKQGMERGDLLAINGKIFIGQGQAIQKNAASDIRIHVVGNPCNTNALIAMNNAKDIPSDRFFAMTRLDENRAKSQLAKKAGVDITEVKKLGVWGNHSSTQYPDFTNATIGDKPVTEVITDHAWLKGEFISTVQQRGAAIIKARGASSAASAANAIIDSVRSIHFPTESGEFHSVCLASDGSYGIDKGLITSFPVVSDGKKLSIVQDLSIDEYSQSKIDTTINELKEERSLVADLLN; this is translated from the coding sequence ATGAGCAAAACACCTATTCATGTCGCTATCACCGGTGCCGCAGGGCAAATCGGTTATTCCCTCGTTTTCCGCATCGCTTCCGGAGCCCTTTTCGGCCCTGACCAGCCTGTCTGCCTGCATTTGATCGAGATCGAACCCGCCTTACCCGCGTTGCAAGGGGTCTGTATGGAGCTCGATGATTGTGCTTTCCCGCTGCTTAAAGGAATCGTTCCTACCGCCGACCTCAATGAAGGCTTTAAAGACGTGAACTGGGCCCTGCTCGTCGGCAGTGTCCCCCGTAAACAAGGAATGGAACGCGGGGACCTTCTCGCGATCAATGGTAAAATCTTTATCGGCCAAGGCCAAGCCATCCAGAAAAATGCCGCCAGTGACATTCGTATCCATGTCGTCGGAAATCCTTGTAATACAAACGCCTTGATTGCCATGAATAATGCAAAGGACATCCCGAGCGACCGCTTTTTTGCCATGACCCGCCTGGACGAGAACCGGGCCAAGTCCCAATTGGCGAAAAAAGCCGGTGTGGACATTACCGAAGTCAAAAAACTCGGTGTCTGGGGTAACCACTCCTCCACCCAATACCCTGATTTCACGAACGCCACCATCGGCGACAAACCCGTTACGGAAGTCATTACAGACCACGCATGGCTCAAAGGGGAATTCATCTCCACGGTCCAACAACGGGGGGCAGCGATCATTAAAGCCCGCGGGGCTAGTTCCGCCGCGAGTGCCGCTAATGCCATCATTGACAGCGTTCGTTCCATCCATTTCCCGACTGAATCCGGTGAATTCCACAGTGTATGTTTGGCCTCCGACGGCAGTTATGGCATCGATAAAGGCCTGATTACCTCATTCCCAGTCGTCAGTGACGGGAAAAAACTCTCGATTGTCCAAGACCTGTCCATTGATGAATACAGCCAGTCCAAAATCGATACGACCATCAATGAACTAAAAGAAGAGCGTTCCTTGGTTGCCGATTTGCTCAACTAA
- a CDS encoding DUF5703 domain-containing protein, whose amino-acid sequence MNTSNSSSSGVCVCALLIILLRQAPPFARSSIYKRGPSRSRPGNRLEAQSDIPVEATIHLELWRTGIREVTKPAEAHSYMGQNLEFEKIFEYPDSITSTPDQSLLWYHRNESSVVAETFKRQDMGHLAGEVTDPLIGLTSGCKLRGQNLVKNPSLA is encoded by the coding sequence GTGAATACCAGCAACTCCTCAAGCTCGGGCGTGTGCGTGTGCGCTTTGCTCATCATCCTTTTAAGGCAGGCACCCCCTTTCGCCAGATCCTCGATATACAAAAGGGGACCATCACGATCGAGGCCGGGGAACCGGCTGGAAGCTCAATCGGATATCCCTGTCGAGGCCACGATCCATCTAGAGCTCTGGCGCACGGGGATCCGCGAGGTGACAAAACCTGCGGAGGCACACTCCTACATGGGGCAGAATCTCGAGTTCGAGAAAATATTTGAATATCCCGACAGCATCACCAGTACGCCAGACCAGTCCCTGCTTTGGTATCACCGGAATGAATCCTCGGTCGTGGCCGAAACCTTCAAGCGGCAGGACATGGGCCATCTCGCGGGTGAGGTGACTGATCCCTTGATCGGCCTGACCTCCGGATGCAAATTGCGCGGGCAAAATCTGGTGAAAAATCCATCTCTTGCCTAG
- a CDS encoding helix-turn-helix transcriptional regulator, whose amino-acid sequence MEKTGTTPLYMWNMVIAPRLWKQLIPQILTPEESHLLTRHKASPLARLPEEKLVAIEQTVIRLKNLKGKRLLFTHLLTDLLMHLLDRGLPPQPSRLPAALKNALASLDSPDSLREGLSAMTRAANYSREHPSRALKRLSGKSPTDWILEKRLARACELLMSSDEKIIDVAYDTGFNHLGYFTRTFTRFKGLPPRKWREQKRQESMVTQDYIPRK is encoded by the coding sequence ATGGAAAAAACCGGGACGACGCCCCTGTACATGTGGAATATGGTGATCGCACCCCGGCTCTGGAAACAATTAATCCCGCAGATCCTGACACCCGAGGAGTCACATCTTTTAACCCGTCACAAGGCCTCCCCATTAGCCCGACTCCCCGAGGAGAAACTCGTCGCTATCGAGCAAACCGTGATCCGACTGAAAAATCTCAAAGGTAAACGCCTGCTTTTCACCCATCTTTTGACGGATTTACTCATGCACCTGCTCGATCGGGGTTTACCTCCCCAGCCATCAAGATTACCCGCCGCTTTAAAAAACGCCCTCGCTAGCCTGGACTCGCCCGACTCCCTCCGTGAAGGACTCTCCGCTATGACGCGTGCTGCAAATTATTCCAGGGAACACCCCTCACGTGCGCTCAAACGCCTGAGCGGAAAATCGCCCACGGACTGGATCCTCGAAAAACGCTTAGCGCGGGCGTGTGAACTGCTCATGAGCAGCGATGAGAAAATCATCGATGTCGCCTACGATACCGGCTTTAACCATCTCGGTTATTTTACCCGTACCTTTACCCGGTTCAAGGGACTCCCCCCGCGCAAATGGCGTGAACAAAAACGCCAGGAGTCCATGGTGACGCAAGATTATATCCCCCGTAAATGA
- a CDS encoding YebC/PmpR family DNA-binding transcriptional regulator, with protein sequence MKESFFGCHRQMIFCNLIGMAGHSHWANIQRTKNAADSKRGKLFSKLSKEVQMAARLGGGTPEFNPRLRTAIDAARSQSMPNDNIERAVKKGAGELGGNQMEEFVYEGYGAGGVAFVVECMSDNKNRTAADVRMLFTKYHGNLGGSGSVAWMFHKKGRFVISAVKVTEEKLMECALDAGAEDIRPVGDFFEVIAPLESFDSVKTALTTAKIVPDSGKLEFIPENVTPVTDAQIARQVLILVEALEDHEDVQNVYANFDMSEDILASATA encoded by the coding sequence ATGAAAGAAAGTTTTTTTGGTTGTCATCGGCAGATGATTTTCTGCAATCTCATCGGCATGGCAGGTCATAGTCACTGGGCAAATATACAAAGGACAAAAAATGCGGCGGATTCAAAACGCGGCAAACTTTTCAGTAAACTCTCTAAGGAAGTCCAAATGGCGGCACGTTTGGGTGGGGGCACTCCGGAATTTAACCCCCGCCTGCGTACAGCTATCGACGCCGCCCGTAGCCAGAGCATGCCCAATGATAATATCGAACGCGCCGTAAAAAAAGGGGCGGGTGAACTCGGGGGTAACCAGATGGAGGAATTCGTCTATGAAGGTTACGGGGCCGGGGGAGTCGCTTTTGTCGTGGAATGTATGAGCGACAATAAGAACCGTACGGCAGCGGATGTCCGGATGCTTTTTACCAAGTATCATGGTAACCTCGGCGGGAGCGGTAGTGTCGCGTGGATGTTCCATAAAAAAGGCCGGTTCGTGATCTCCGCCGTCAAAGTGACAGAAGAAAAACTCATGGAATGTGCCCTTGATGCCGGAGCCGAGGATATCAGACCGGTGGGTGACTTTTTCGAGGTGATCGCCCCCCTGGAGTCTTTCGACTCGGTGAAAACTGCTTTGACCACCGCAAAAATCGTTCCTGACTCCGGCAAACTGGAGTTCATCCCCGAAAATGTCACTCCGGTGACTGACGCGCAAATTGCACGGCAGGTGCTCATCCTTGTTGAAGCCCTCGAAGACCATGAAGACGTGCAAAATGTTTACGCAAATTTCGATATGTCCGAGGATATCCTCGCTTCCGCGACTGCTTGA
- a CDS encoding sigma-70 family RNA polymerase sigma factor: MGQELDHDTQLMVQVSKGDLRAFEELVEKHKASVINAVYKMINDLIEAEDIAQNVFIQIYKAAPRYQPSAKFTTWMFTIVRNLSLNEIRRRSIHKLDSLEGSQLPDDSERAEPQFADPKTKNSIQVAEQNELERAIDEAMASLPENQRTALVLRRYEDMPYEEIAKIINCSVPATKSIIFRARETMKEKLRGFLEP, encoded by the coding sequence ATGGGGCAAGAGCTCGATCACGATACACAACTCATGGTACAGGTAAGCAAAGGGGACCTTCGTGCCTTTGAAGAGCTCGTGGAGAAACATAAAGCCTCGGTCATTAATGCCGTTTATAAGATGATTAATGACCTCATTGAGGCCGAGGACATCGCGCAAAATGTCTTTATCCAGATATACAAGGCCGCACCGCGTTACCAGCCCAGCGCGAAATTCACCACTTGGATGTTCACCATCGTGCGCAATCTCTCTCTGAATGAAATCCGCCGCCGGAGCATCCATAAACTCGATTCCCTCGAGGGCTCCCAGCTCCCCGACGATAGCGAACGCGCCGAGCCGCAATTTGCCGATCCAAAAACAAAAAACTCGATCCAGGTCGCCGAACAAAACGAGCTGGAACGGGCCATCGACGAGGCTATGGCTTCCCTGCCCGAGAATCAAAGGACAGCCCTGGTCTTACGCCGATACGAGGACATGCCCTATGAAGAGATCGCCAAAATCATCAATTGCTCGGTGCCCGCGACGAAATCCATCATCTTCCGCGCACGCGAGACCATGAAAGAAAAACTCCGCGGTTTTCTGGAGCCCTAA
- a CDS encoding UDP-galactose-lipid carrier transferase, with protein MSLKIEDLDLSKQMATKEDYKQKLKELQLGLLSWQRPILETKSNIILIFEGPDAAGKGGVIKRFAERMDPRLIRVWSVIKPTEEEYNHHYLWRFWTKVPTFGQIAIFDRSWYGRVLVERIEGFCSEPEWKRAYEEINHFEKTLSDAGSLILKFYIHVSKKEQLRRFKSRAEDPYKHWKINEEDWRNRRKWEQYIEAADDMFKQTHTKSAPWHLIEGEFKWHSRVKTLKIILQAIEKKYGKKK; from the coding sequence ATGTCTTTAAAAATCGAAGATCTGGATTTGTCGAAGCAAATGGCGACAAAAGAAGATTATAAGCAAAAACTCAAGGAATTGCAGCTGGGCCTGCTGAGCTGGCAGCGCCCGATCCTCGAAACCAAAAGTAATATCATTTTGATTTTCGAGGGCCCTGATGCAGCGGGCAAAGGCGGGGTGATCAAACGTTTCGCCGAGAGGATGGACCCGCGCCTCATCCGGGTGTGGTCCGTGATCAAACCGACCGAAGAGGAATACAACCATCATTACCTCTGGCGTTTCTGGACGAAAGTCCCGACATTCGGGCAAATTGCGATCTTTGACCGTTCCTGGTATGGCCGTGTGCTTGTCGAAAGGATCGAGGGCTTTTGCTCGGAGCCTGAATGGAAACGGGCTTATGAAGAAATCAACCATTTCGAAAAAACGCTCTCAGATGCGGGCAGTCTGATCCTGAAATTTTATATCCATGTATCGAAAAAGGAACAGCTCCGCCGGTTCAAATCCCGTGCGGAAGATCCTTATAAACACTGGAAAATCAATGAGGAAGATTGGCGTAATCGCCGCAAGTGGGAACAATATATCGAGGCTGCCGATGATATGTTTAAACAAACCCATACCAAATCCGCCCCCTGGCACTTGATCGAGGGCGAATTCAAATGGCATTCCCGCGTCAAAACCCTGAAGATCATCCTCCAAGCTATCGAAAAGAAATACGGCAAAAAGAAATAA